The Calditerrivibrio nitroreducens DSM 19672 genome window below encodes:
- a CDS encoding type IV pilus twitching motility protein PilT, protein MAKIDAFFKYMMENNCSDLHLSSGCKPMVRKHGELEEIKYQELTNEILEKLLFEIITDEQRDFFLKKKDLDFAYEIPGMARFRANYFYQKRGIAAVFRIIPSKILTAEELGLPPQVLKFANLSRGLVLVTGPTGSGKSTTLAAIIDYINRNRKDHILTIEDPVEFVHESKGCLVNHREVGSMTQSFSAALRAALREDPDVILVGEMRDLETIELAITAAETGHLVFGTLHTNSAPKTVDRIIDAFPAGQQAQIRTMLSESLKGVISQQLLKRSDKPGRVAALEIMVVNSAIANLIREGKIFQIPSIMQTGKADGMQMMDQVILDFLMNKVISPEEAYLKANDKKMFEKFLQQKQ, encoded by the coding sequence ATGGCTAAGATAGATGCTTTTTTCAAGTATATGATGGAAAATAATTGTAGTGATCTGCATCTGAGCAGCGGGTGTAAACCTATGGTGAGGAAACATGGTGAATTGGAGGAGATAAAGTATCAGGAGCTGACCAATGAGATCCTCGAAAAGCTCCTTTTTGAGATTATAACTGATGAACAAAGGGACTTTTTTCTGAAGAAAAAGGATCTGGATTTTGCCTATGAAATACCCGGGATGGCGAGATTCAGGGCAAACTATTTTTATCAGAAAAGGGGGATCGCGGCTGTTTTCAGGATTATCCCATCTAAGATTCTAACAGCGGAAGAATTGGGTTTACCTCCGCAGGTGCTAAAGTTTGCCAATCTTTCGAGGGGGCTTGTCCTGGTCACAGGTCCAACAGGGAGTGGAAAATCCACCACACTTGCGGCAATTATAGATTATATAAACAGAAATAGGAAAGACCACATTCTTACGATTGAAGATCCGGTAGAGTTTGTTCATGAAAGCAAAGGTTGTCTTGTAAACCACAGGGAGGTTGGGTCGATGACACAATCGTTTAGCGCTGCGTTGAGGGCTGCCCTAAGAGAGGATCCGGATGTTATTCTTGTGGGTGAGATGAGGGATCTGGAGACGATAGAGCTTGCCATCACAGCGGCGGAGACTGGTCATCTTGTTTTTGGAACTCTCCATACCAATTCTGCCCCCAAAACTGTTGACAGGATTATAGATGCTTTCCCCGCAGGACAACAGGCTCAAATTAGAACGATGCTTTCAGAGTCTTTAAAAGGTGTTATTTCCCAGCAGCTTTTAAAAAGGTCTGATAAGCCTGGTAGGGTGGCTGCTCTTGAGATAATGGTGGTAAATAGTGCAATTGCAAATCTAATAAGGGAAGGGAAGATATTTCAGATCCCATCCATAATGCAAACCGGTAAGGCTGATGGTATGCAGATGATGGATCAGGTGATTCTGGACTTTTTAATGAATAAAGTCATTTCTCCCGAAGAGGCTTATCTCAAGGCGAATGATAAGAAGATGTTTGAAAAGTTTCTACAGCAGAAGCAGTAG
- the murI gene encoding glutamate racemase: MSIGVFDSGVGGLTVFKSIADRFKTVDIYYVGDTARVPYGNKSRDTIVKYSLELTEFLVKSFAVDLVVVACNTASSYALDFLKNRYNIPIIGVVEPGCIAAINATKNGKIGVIGTQATINSNSYANTLSALTGGGVRVYQKGCPLLVPLVEEGKIEHPVTKIILKEYLDGIVSEGIDTLILGCTHYPVLKDVINSIYPELNLVDSSVAIIDYIHKLNLDLNEKGLRNLFVTDESVSFENLKKLIIGDIPTFKVNLDSIELK, from the coding sequence ATGTCTATTGGAGTATTTGACTCAGGTGTTGGTGGTTTGACAGTATTTAAATCGATAGCCGATAGATTTAAAACTGTTGATATTTATTATGTTGGCGATACTGCAAGAGTTCCATACGGTAATAAGTCAAGAGATACCATTGTAAAGTACAGCTTAGAGCTTACGGAGTTCCTCGTAAAAAGCTTTGCTGTGGATCTGGTGGTTGTGGCCTGCAATACTGCATCATCCTATGCGCTTGATTTTTTAAAAAATAGATACAACATCCCCATAATAGGAGTGGTGGAGCCCGGCTGCATAGCCGCTATAAATGCCACAAAAAATGGAAAAATAGGGGTTATAGGTACACAGGCTACGATAAATAGTAATTCATATGCAAATACGTTGAGTGCCCTTACAGGGGGTGGTGTGAGAGTCTATCAAAAAGGGTGTCCACTTCTCGTTCCATTGGTGGAAGAGGGGAAGATAGAGCATCCTGTTACCAAAATCATTTTAAAAGAATATTTAGATGGTATCGTCTCGGAAGGGATAGATACTCTGATTTTGGGTTGTACCCATTATCCGGTTTTGAAGGATGTTATAAATAGCATTTATCCTGAATTAAATCTTGTGGATTCATCTGTGGCTATAATAGATTATATACATAAATTAAATCTGGATTTAAATGAAAAAGGGCTTAGAAACTTATTTGTGACAGACGAATCTGTTTCCTTTGAAAACCTGAAAAAGCTCATTATAGGTGACATCCCCACGTTTAAAGTGAATCTTGATAGCATAGAACTAAAATAG
- a CDS encoding MBL fold metallo-hydrolase: MLSFTVIPTGPLMVNCIIIYNDKNCIIVDPGGSIEKIIGFLDDKGVVPEVVINTHGHFDHIGGVFELKNRFKIPFYMSKKDEFLLRQASLHASMFGLPPVVSPDLDFDLSQDVRIENTVCNVEIIETPGHTPGGISFYLKELNLVITGDTLFAGSVGRTDFPYSDFNELKESIFKLYRLNDRTVVIPGHGEFTTIGDEKRNNPFVRAV; encoded by the coding sequence ATGTTAAGTTTTACCGTTATACCGACAGGACCTTTGATGGTTAATTGTATAATCATTTATAATGATAAAAACTGCATTATAGTTGACCCAGGTGGATCTATTGAAAAGATCATTGGTTTTTTGGATGACAAAGGGGTTGTTCCTGAGGTTGTAATTAATACGCATGGACATTTTGATCATATTGGGGGTGTGTTTGAGCTAAAAAATAGATTTAAAATCCCTTTCTACATGAGCAAAAAGGATGAGTTTTTGCTTAGACAGGCTTCTTTGCATGCATCGATGTTTGGTCTACCACCAGTTGTTTCTCCCGATCTGGATTTTGATCTATCCCAAGATGTTCGAATTGAAAATACCGTTTGTAATGTTGAAATTATTGAAACCCCCGGACATACACCGGGAGGGATCTCTTTTTATTTAAAAGAACTAAATCTTGTGATTACGGGGGATACCCTTTTCGCTGGCTCTGTAGGTAGGACAGATTTCCCATATAGTGATTTCAATGAGTTGAAAGAATCGATATTTAAGTTGTATCGATTGAATGATAGGACAGTGGTGATCCCCGGTCATGGTGAGTTTACAACCATAGGTGATGAAAAACGGAATAATCCTTTTGTGAGGGCAGTTTGA
- a CDS encoding NFACT RNA binding domain-containing protein, translating into MDGLLLFKFLKYLNRFIDSSVNNILTDGNDICLSVYSGNERYNIVFDMKDGSIYFPDSFSGKEVFSKLNSSQIVSLKQRGYDRAFYIQVKKRKASGVSEYFKLVFELVGGNSNFFILDNEHTILYRFSDKNIDQDRDISVGRNYQVFRSNKQFSLDNYDSISDFNLLEGFYKKTADFANRLIGIKGDVGEVVNYIKEQLSDEKIYIDSDGRVYPFKISEDLNEINIKDYKCKFSKEKKVFSFEGIKRQLKKRISDKKDLLKKLEGELSIAENYPELVHKAEILKNNLFRIDEAMKSGEFLEFTPNGEKIVSIELKDVRDIDVYIESLFNKGKKLERSIPLIRKRISDIKMEIDFYEELSFFLDNGDIDYDEIGDLLKPDHRVKKGRTKKVKRYYKYRKDDFILLIGRNSFGNDEILSLADKEDIWFHVHGYPSSHVILKSNLGLPTYDLLTDIARVTAYYSMLKNEQKVAVDWTPRKYVRKVKGAAKGFVIYDRFKTIMVQPASPEEVGFILEEK; encoded by the coding sequence ATGGATGGGCTTTTATTATTTAAGTTTTTGAAATATCTAAATCGTTTCATCGATTCCAGCGTGAATAATATATTAACCGATGGTAATGACATATGCCTGAGCGTATATTCTGGTAATGAGAGATACAACATCGTTTTTGATATGAAGGATGGTAGTATATACTTTCCAGACTCATTTTCCGGAAAAGAGGTTTTTTCAAAATTAAACAGTTCCCAGATTGTCAGCCTTAAGCAGAGGGGGTATGACAGGGCATTTTATATTCAGGTGAAAAAGAGAAAAGCTTCTGGGGTATCTGAATATTTCAAGCTTGTTTTTGAACTGGTGGGGGGTAACTCTAATTTTTTTATCTTAGATAATGAACATACAATATTGTACAGATTTTCAGACAAAAATATCGACCAGGATAGAGATATCTCCGTAGGGCGTAATTATCAGGTCTTTAGATCCAATAAACAGTTTTCTCTTGATAATTATGATTCCATTTCCGATTTCAATCTTTTAGAAGGATTTTATAAAAAAACTGCCGATTTTGCAAATAGATTAATTGGGATAAAAGGTGATGTGGGTGAGGTGGTAAATTATATAAAAGAACAGTTATCAGATGAGAAGATCTACATTGACAGTGATGGCAGAGTCTACCCTTTTAAGATTTCGGAGGATTTAAACGAGATCAATATTAAAGATTATAAATGTAAATTTAGCAAAGAAAAAAAAGTTTTCTCTTTTGAAGGTATCAAGAGACAGCTAAAAAAAAGGATTTCTGACAAAAAAGATCTTTTGAAAAAGCTGGAAGGGGAGCTGTCCATAGCAGAAAATTATCCGGAATTAGTTCATAAAGCTGAGATATTGAAGAATAATCTTTTTAGAATTGATGAAGCTATGAAAAGTGGAGAGTTTTTAGAATTTACTCCGAATGGGGAGAAGATTGTTTCAATTGAATTAAAAGATGTGAGGGATATAGATGTCTATATCGAATCCCTTTTTAATAAAGGGAAAAAGCTTGAAAGGTCTATCCCTTTGATAAGGAAAAGGATCTCGGATATAAAGATGGAGATTGATTTCTACGAAGAGTTATCTTTTTTTCTGGATAATGGAGATATAGACTATGACGAAATAGGAGATCTTTTAAAACCTGATCATAGAGTGAAAAAGGGAAGGACTAAAAAGGTAAAAAGATATTATAAATACAGGAAGGATGATTTTATCTTATTGATAGGTAGAAATAGTTTTGGTAATGACGAGATTTTGAGTCTGGCGGATAAAGAGGATATCTGGTTTCATGTTCATGGGTATCCATCCTCCCATGTAATTTTAAAATCTAATTTAGGGTTACCTACATATGATCTTTTGACTGATATTGCAAGGGTTACAGCATATTATAGTATGTTGAAAAATGAACAAAAAGTGGCGGTGGATTGGACACCAAGAAAGTATGTTCGTAAGGTGAAAGGTGCTGCGAAGGGGTTTGTAATTTACGATAGATTCAAAACTATCATGGTTCAACCTGCTTCACCGGAAGAGGTTGGATTTATTCTGGAGGAAAAATGA
- the murJ gene encoding murein biosynthesis integral membrane protein MurJ, whose translation MKNRGFLHYFLKSSSGIMTSRVLGLVRDLTVAAVFGANRFTDAFFVAFAIPNLFRALFAEGALSSAYVPILAEKYAKGKDNAIKYLNQLIIEVSGFILFITLLVYIFPDYIITLFMPGSRDDLEVIGAASRMLIIVMPYLWFVTVVAMLTGYLNLMGSYYVPYSSTAMLNIFMMLGALVGYHYGGNIIYLAWGVFWGGVAQLLYVFFYSLKKGFKVVSYGERDPDLKKTFLLIIPSIAGLGISQINFVVDRVFASFLSAGSISFLYYANRLFQFPLGVFSVALNSVSLTEMSKALASDDKVRAYKIIDKSIISLCFIVIPATMGLFLLSYDITALIYKRKSFGITEAQLTSEALKMYSIGLLFYSLVGLFTRVFYTRKDTITPVRIAFFMSILNALLNYIFMFRFGHAGIALSSSVVAMINTIILYKKIGDYRFSIYENGGLMLKIVLSSIIMSCFIILGKYFNINVLINIVLSALLYFTTCRLMGVRIREVLR comes from the coding sequence ATGAAAAACAGAGGCTTTCTCCATTATTTTTTAAAGTCAAGTTCAGGGATAATGACGAGTAGAGTGTTGGGGCTTGTGAGGGATTTAACCGTAGCTGCAGTATTTGGGGCAAATAGATTTACGGATGCCTTTTTTGTGGCTTTTGCCATCCCCAATCTATTTCGGGCACTTTTTGCGGAAGGGGCATTAAGCTCAGCCTATGTTCCAATACTTGCTGAAAAGTATGCTAAGGGTAAAGATAATGCCATAAAATACTTAAATCAGCTTATAATTGAAGTATCCGGGTTTATCCTTTTTATAACTCTTCTGGTATACATCTTTCCCGATTACATAATTACCCTATTTATGCCGGGAAGTAGAGATGATCTGGAGGTCATTGGAGCAGCATCAAGGATGTTGATAATCGTGATGCCTTATCTCTGGTTTGTAACGGTTGTTGCAATGCTTACAGGTTACTTAAATCTTATGGGTAGCTATTATGTTCCTTACTCATCCACTGCTATGCTTAATATCTTTATGATGTTAGGAGCTTTAGTGGGATATCACTATGGTGGAAATATCATTTACCTTGCCTGGGGTGTTTTCTGGGGTGGAGTGGCTCAACTACTTTACGTGTTTTTTTATTCTTTGAAAAAAGGGTTTAAAGTTGTCTCTTATGGGGAAAGAGACCCGGATCTCAAAAAAACTTTCCTACTGATAATTCCTTCCATTGCAGGGCTTGGAATAAGTCAGATAAATTTTGTCGTGGATAGAGTTTTTGCTTCATTTTTATCTGCTGGCAGTATCTCCTTTCTTTACTATGCAAATAGGCTTTTTCAATTCCCCCTTGGGGTATTTTCCGTAGCCCTTAATTCAGTTTCTCTAACCGAAATGAGCAAAGCTTTAGCTAGCGATGACAAGGTTAGAGCTTATAAGATAATCGATAAATCGATTATTTCGCTATGTTTCATAGTTATCCCTGCCACTATGGGGCTATTTTTATTATCATACGATATTACCGCTCTCATATACAAAAGGAAATCATTTGGAATCACTGAGGCACAGCTCACATCCGAAGCTCTTAAAATGTACTCGATAGGGCTTTTATTCTATTCTCTTGTGGGGCTATTTACGAGGGTATTTTATACCAGAAAGGATACAATAACCCCCGTCAGAATAGCATTTTTTATGTCTATTTTAAATGCTTTATTAAACTATATATTTATGTTTAGATTCGGACATGCGGGTATTGCGTTATCTTCATCTGTTGTGGCGATGATAAATACAATAATACTTTACAAGAAAATCGGCGATTACCGTTTTTCCATTTATGAAAATGGTGGACTGATGTTAAAAATCGTTTTATCTTCCATAATTATGTCTTGTTTTATTATATTAGGTAAATATTTTAATATTAATGTACTTATAAATATCGTATTATCAGCTTTGTTGTATTTTACTACATGTAGACTTATGGGGGTCAGGATAAGGGAGGTTTTGAGGTGA
- a CDS encoding response regulator transcription factor codes for MRVLIIEDDILLAESLKEYLNVNNFEAEVLSYPEEIYLVEHFDIILLDLMLKDKKGEYILREIRKKGLDLPIIVITAKSDMDSKEICFEYGADDYIVKPFDPKELLLRIKALTKRVYCCENLRIDNVLIDFSGKKLYVDDMEVHLSRIEWELLCLLAQNRGKLVTMDKILSYIWGDKVVGTESIRTYIKNLRKALPDDFIVTYKGRGYKLK; via the coding sequence TTGAGGGTTTTGATAATCGAAGATGATATATTACTTGCGGAGTCGCTTAAAGAGTATCTTAACGTAAATAATTTTGAAGCTGAAGTATTGTCTTACCCGGAGGAGATCTATTTAGTCGAACATTTTGACATAATCCTTCTCGATTTGATGCTGAAGGATAAAAAAGGGGAATACATTTTAAGAGAGATTAGAAAAAAAGGGTTGGATTTGCCGATAATTGTTATTACTGCCAAAAGTGATATGGATAGTAAAGAGATATGCTTTGAATACGGTGCGGATGATTATATCGTCAAACCATTTGATCCAAAAGAATTGCTGTTGAGGATAAAAGCCCTAACCAAAAGGGTCTATTGTTGTGAAAATCTTAGAATTGATAACGTCTTAATAGATTTTTCCGGGAAGAAGTTATACGTGGATGATATGGAGGTTCATCTTTCAAGGATCGAGTGGGAGTTGTTGTGTTTACTTGCCCAGAATAGGGGCAAGCTTGTGACGATGGATAAGATTTTAAGCTATATCTGGGGGGATAAGGTGGTGGGTACAGAATCTATCCGTACTTATATAAAAAATCTCAGAAAAGCTCTACCGGATGACTTTATAGTTACCTATAAGGGTAGAGGGTATAAATTAAAATGA
- a CDS encoding HAD family hydrolase produces the protein MVKKLVIYDCDGVLFDSFDAVMAYYDFICEEFGLKKIDRSDKKMVESAMIKTNEEIINLLTDDKKKVSDILEFAKKQNFTKFLNLMKPTKNIKEALYLLKSKGLNIAVFTNRGSSLGYLLKHFDMDRYFDFTVNSFDVTNPKPHPEGLIKILNHFNLTNRDAIFVGDSINDYLPARSTDTDFVAFGNKIENAPVIYDHLEIEGFI, from the coding sequence ATGGTGAAAAAACTTGTTATATACGATTGTGATGGTGTTCTCTTCGATAGTTTCGATGCAGTGATGGCATATTACGACTTCATATGTGAAGAGTTTGGTCTCAAAAAGATCGATCGATCGGATAAAAAGATGGTGGAATCGGCAATGATTAAAACAAATGAAGAGATAATAAATCTTCTCACCGATGATAAAAAAAAGGTCTCCGATATCCTCGAATTTGCAAAAAAACAGAATTTTACAAAATTTTTAAATCTGATGAAACCCACGAAAAATATAAAAGAGGCTTTATACCTTTTAAAATCAAAAGGTTTAAACATAGCAGTTTTCACCAATAGGGGCTCATCCCTCGGCTATCTTTTGAAACATTTTGATATGGATAGATATTTTGACTTCACCGTGAACTCTTTTGACGTAACAAATCCAAAGCCCCACCCGGAAGGGCTTATTAAGATATTAAACCATTTTAACCTAACAAATAGGGATGCCATATTTGTGGGTGACTCCATAAATGATTATTTACCAGCCAGAAGCACAGACACAGATTTTGTAGCCTTTGGAAATAAGATAGAAAATGCACCTGTAATTTATGATCACCTTGAGATAGAGGGTTTCATATGA
- the dtd gene encoding D-aminoacyl-tRNA deacylase: MIAVVQRVLQSSVVINGSLYSQIEKGVNILIGFEKGDTVENITRMAKKCSELRIFEDENGKMSNSIIDIDGEMLIVSQFTLAGDVSKGRRPDFTNAMHPDLAKEYYEKFICECKKIIGDDKVKSGIFAADMKVSILNDGPVTIIIKL; the protein is encoded by the coding sequence GTGATAGCGGTTGTCCAGAGGGTTTTGCAAAGCTCTGTTGTGATAAATGGCAGTTTATACTCTCAGATAGAAAAGGGTGTTAATATTCTCATCGGTTTCGAAAAGGGGGATACTGTTGAGAATATTACCAGGATGGCGAAGAAATGTTCTGAACTCAGGATTTTTGAAGATGAAAATGGCAAGATGTCAAACTCTATCATCGATATTGATGGTGAAATGCTTATTGTCAGTCAGTTTACCTTAGCCGGGGATGTATCAAAGGGTAGAAGACCAGATTTCACAAACGCAATGCATCCTGATCTTGCAAAAGAATACTATGAAAAATTTATCTGTGAATGCAAAAAAATCATAGGTGACGATAAGGTAAAGAGTGGCATTTTTGCAGCCGATATGAAGGTCTCTATTTTAAATGATGGGCCTGTGACGATAATAATTAAACTTTAA
- a CDS encoding acyl-[acyl-carrier-protein] thioesterase, protein MIYEFKYSVNYRDVDQHRFLRSDSLVSLLQEAAILHSELVGFDADYMFKHNVAWMLNRFALVIHDYPFLRDEITIKTWSRGLKSFKAFRDFEVFNKDKLIANATSYWFFIDTRRKRVTKVPEEVQKMYGYHDISTDISIDDSEPPHLEDFFMDKQQVIRYSDIDSNGHLNNVIYLNMLEDTLKGHGIMKKIKEYYISFKKEITYDLVSINVSIMQADQNRYFFHFNKEEEIYAEGVVNLF, encoded by the coding sequence ATGATATACGAGTTTAAATATTCAGTAAATTATAGGGATGTAGACCAACATAGATTTTTAAGAAGCGATTCTCTGGTGTCTCTTCTGCAGGAGGCAGCCATTCTACATTCCGAACTTGTGGGGTTTGATGCCGACTATATGTTTAAACACAACGTCGCATGGATGTTAAACAGATTTGCTCTGGTGATTCACGATTACCCATTTCTGAGAGACGAGATAACGATAAAAACCTGGTCGAGGGGATTAAAATCCTTTAAGGCTTTTAGAGACTTTGAAGTTTTTAACAAAGATAAACTGATCGCCAATGCCACATCCTACTGGTTTTTTATAGATACCAGAAGAAAAAGGGTAACAAAGGTGCCAGAAGAGGTTCAGAAGATGTATGGCTACCACGATATTTCAACAGATATATCCATCGACGACTCAGAGCCACCTCATTTAGAAGACTTCTTTATGGATAAACAACAGGTCATCCGATATAGCGACATCGACAGTAACGGTCATCTAAACAACGTAATCTATTTAAATATGCTTGAAGATACCCTAAAAGGGCACGGGATAATGAAAAAAATCAAAGAATACTACATTTCGTTTAAAAAAGAGATCACTTACGATCTTGTATCCATAAATGTATCTATAATGCAGGCGGATCAAAATAGATACTTTTTCCATTTCAACAAAGAGGAAGAGATATACGCCGAAGGGGTGGTAAATCTATTTTAG
- the fliD gene encoding flagellar filament capping protein FliD — MDALRIGGVISGMDTNALVEKLVSQARIPLDNLEAKYNLKTLEKSVYQDISDRLNTMRTDLFNLKLESTFKNKNSTSSNSSVVSATVTPSAKVGSHSVEVIQTAKNSYSFSQYTRAKLQLNSVGITSIAGRPADFNEGVHDVSISDDGTYFVSTDSFKFNELGQFKKVTGDGNVTNVDSYGNFTSSSSGTLQLNVESNTYTINLNINSGDDINRITNQIETSLNNQLNAQYNTSNIQYFSVRADYNGGNWRLAFYSTSSEQLDLSITGGSLQSDLGVSTASTSTVSDMKKYHVGNSYSSLLAKINDSTGGLIPGVTFNATALTSGIMKVPQDATLNVSAATYTTIYGAQVTTGTLNTTVTGLQNAGFSTAPTSATNGTFTINGKKITIADYTQISVNDLIAQINSSGAGVVASYNTDTKSFELKSTTLGPSTISLGDFSDTSNILSIMKLTVLSGAQTITGKTSGTVDTTATLNQSGLTETVTKGLFTINGVSIYVDPAVDTLDSVISKINNSGAGVNISYESSRDKMNIVSTNGIDKIKFGSSSDTSNLLEALNLTDNTTVQKEIGYAGQHAIVNVDGINYVRKNNSVSDIIEGVTLNLKSASSTPVTIDITVDTTKAVEYMANFIKHYNELVEKLNPPKINKEDEKYLNALTTEDKNKMSETEVKDYEEKWKTFNSYEIIRKSAEFRNLKNSLRSNLFSDLTGITGKYSNLSQIGLKIAGDGDLEILKKGYLVKDTTDLDAIKSELQNNSTFINAITNYPDDVFNLFAENTTSATGWARRIETTIKSYSSVGGSIYDKIKTYGTIDRQILNLAEAMDRTQRSVDAYYERLWKQFSAMESRIAELQARGNALAGIISSITGGTK, encoded by the coding sequence ATGGATGCATTGAGGATTGGTGGCGTTATATCAGGGATGGATACAAACGCACTTGTGGAAAAGCTGGTTTCTCAAGCCAGAATTCCGCTTGATAATCTTGAAGCAAAATATAATCTAAAGACTTTAGAAAAGTCAGTATATCAGGATATATCCGATAGACTTAATACAATGAGGACAGATCTTTTCAATTTGAAACTGGAGTCCACTTTTAAAAATAAAAATTCCACCTCCTCAAATAGCTCTGTTGTTTCCGCCACAGTTACACCTTCCGCTAAGGTTGGTAGCCACAGTGTGGAGGTAATTCAAACTGCAAAAAACTCATATTCATTCAGCCAGTACACAAGGGCAAAATTGCAGCTAAATAGCGTAGGGATAACTTCTATTGCAGGCAGACCTGCAGATTTCAACGAAGGTGTCCACGATGTTTCTATATCAGACGATGGTACATATTTTGTTTCCACGGATAGTTTTAAGTTTAATGAATTGGGGCAGTTTAAAAAAGTAACTGGGGATGGTAACGTAACTAACGTGGATAGCTATGGTAATTTCACCTCATCATCTTCCGGTACACTTCAATTGAATGTAGAATCAAATACATACACAATAAATCTCAATATCAATAGCGGTGACGATATAAATAGAATCACAAATCAGATAGAAACCTCCTTAAACAATCAACTCAATGCCCAGTATAATACATCAAACATTCAGTATTTTTCCGTAAGAGCAGATTATAATGGTGGAAACTGGAGATTAGCTTTTTACAGCACATCTTCAGAGCAACTTGACTTATCGATTACCGGTGGTAGTTTACAATCTGATCTGGGGGTATCCACCGCATCAACCTCGACAGTGTCTGATATGAAAAAATACCATGTGGGTAACTCATATTCAAGCCTTTTAGCAAAAATCAACGATTCCACAGGGGGGCTTATACCTGGTGTCACTTTTAATGCAACAGCATTAACATCTGGTATAATGAAAGTTCCTCAGGATGCAACATTAAACGTTTCAGCAGCCACCTATACTACTATTTATGGTGCACAGGTGACAACAGGTACCCTAAATACAACAGTGACCGGTTTACAGAATGCAGGATTTTCCACAGCTCCCACTTCAGCCACAAATGGAACCTTTACTATAAATGGAAAAAAGATAACCATCGCTGATTATACCCAGATTTCGGTAAACGATCTCATTGCCCAGATAAACTCTTCCGGGGCTGGTGTGGTGGCAAGCTACAATACAGACACCAAGAGCTTTGAATTAAAATCCACCACATTAGGTCCATCAACAATCTCCCTCGGGGATTTTTCGGATACGAGCAACATCCTATCTATTATGAAACTTACAGTGTTATCCGGTGCCCAGACGATAACAGGTAAAACTTCTGGCACAGTAGATACGACAGCCACTTTAAATCAGTCTGGACTGACAGAAACTGTAACAAAAGGTTTATTTACAATAAATGGAGTTTCTATCTATGTGGATCCTGCTGTTGATACATTGGATAGTGTAATATCAAAGATAAACAACTCAGGTGCAGGGGTTAATATTAGTTATGAAAGCTCAAGAGACAAGATGAATATCGTTTCAACGAATGGTATAGATAAAATCAAATTTGGTTCTTCAAGTGATACCAGCAATCTCCTTGAAGCTTTAAATCTAACGGATAATACCACTGTACAAAAAGAGATTGGATACGCTGGACAGCATGCAATTGTAAATGTGGATGGTATAAACTATGTGAGAAAAAATAATAGTGTAAGTGATATTATAGAAGGTGTTACATTAAACTTAAAATCTGCCTCTTCTACACCTGTTACCATAGATATCACCGTTGATACCACAAAGGCAGTTGAGTACATGGCTAATTTTATAAAGCATTATAATGAATTGGTGGAGAAGTTGAATCCACCAAAAATAAATAAAGAGGATGAAAAATACCTCAATGCATTAACAACAGAAGATAAAAATAAAATGTCTGAGACGGAGGTGAAAGATTACGAAGAGAAATGGAAAACGTTCAACAGTTACGAAATTATAAGAAAAAGTGCAGAATTTAGAAATTTAAAAAACTCCCTGAGAAGCAATCTTTTCTCTGACTTGACCGGAATAACCGGCAAGTATAGCAATCTTTCCCAGATTGGACTTAAAATAGCAGGTGATGGGGATCTGGAGATACTTAAGAAAGGTTATCTCGTCAAAGATACCACAGATCTTGATGCCATTAAATCCGAACTTCAAAACAACAGCACATTCATCAATGCAATTACTAACTATCCCGATGATGTTTTCAACCTTTTTGCCGAAAATACCACCTCAGCCACCGGGTGGGCCAGAAGAATTGAAACCACTATAAAGAGTTATAGTTCAGTGGGCGGATCTATCTATGATAAGATTAAAACCTATGGAACGATAGATAGACAGATCTTAAATTTAGCTGAAGCGATGGATAGAACCCAGAGAAGTGTGGATGCTTATTATGAAAGGTTATGGAAACAGTTTAGTGCTATGGAATCGAGAATTGCAGAATTACAGGCAAGGGGAAATGCTCTTGCGGGAATAATTTCATCTATCACAGGTGGCACAAAGTAA